The sequence below is a genomic window from Cryptomeria japonica unplaced genomic scaffold, Sugi_1.0 HiC_scaffold_136, whole genome shotgun sequence.
aaccttattctgtcaccttttccaaggacccatctagccCCAACTTTTGCCACTTTTGTAAATTTGGTAATACTATTCtagatgaaggatccaacagggatatcttcagagttaaggatcccttggatagtctgattctgaatgtatttgttaaaccaaatttgattccaatctttcttagtgtcataggctctccataactgtttagcaagaagagctttgttaaaggtttttatagcTTTAATCCCcagccctcctttgttctttggtctacacactttgtcccaggcaaccaaaggtattctctttttttcttccactcctgaccataaaaatctcttttggattctttccatagcttcaacaaatttagccagAATACCAAATAGGctaagggcataaacagggagattttgaagagtagcttgaaggagctgcattttctcggcctgagataacattgagcctttccatccaacaagtcttttattaattttatcaataagcatattccaaacggaatttgggggagctaaccctaaaggaaggcccagataggtggaagggagcatttccactttgcacccaataatgttagcaattttttgttgtcttgtgatcggagtattgaggaagtacatagccaatttgtcccaattaacttgctgacTAGTTGCCAAGGCATAGGAGTTAAGAGCTGTTTTGAAGGCATCAACCTCCTTGaccgaagaatatcccatgaggatagtgtcatcaacaaactgttgatgagtgcaaaaaacattagcaaggaaggttgaagacctttgatatttttgctttgtttcaacttatgaatcaatctgctcatactttcagccaatatggtaaaaaggataggagatatgggatctccttgtcttatccCTCTTAAAGTTTTAAAAAAGTTTgttggagatccattaatcagaatagaaaacataggagtagtgatcagttctctgattattttgataaccttatcatcaaaaccaaaatccCCCATGATTTTAAAGAGAACATCCCACTACCAATGTGCCATTACCAATGTTGTAATAGTTGCAAGAAATCCAAAAGATTCTATGTTTGATGTATTTTCTAATAAAATCCTAACTCTATGCAAGTTGTTATATTTTTATAGTTGTAGGTTTATCCATCCCAATAAACCATTCATCCATCCTCACCTTTTCCCTTCATCCTTATCAACTCATTGGACTTCCCTTGTTGGCATGCCTTATCTCTCATACCCAGCCTCAAATTTATTTGGTGTTAAACTTTTTTCTATCTTTTTGAATCCTGTGGACCTCTTCTTTTTTTTAACTCGAGTCAATTTTTCCTTAATTTGTTTAACAAAGTTGTAGTTGTAGGATTTCATCTAATTTAGTTCTTGTATCCTGTCATCTCAATCCCCCatgtttttaagttttcaaatattttttgtccAAATTTAAACCATCTCTTCACACCATTCCTTCTTCACCAACTCCAACCTCCTAACTTAGAGACCTTTACATTGAGTACTCTTTTAGTGTTGGATTATTTAATTTTCCTCTCCCCAAGCACTTTTAATAATGTATGTGTGACCCCCAACCTTTGATATTCCAACATTCTCTTACCTTATGACATGAAACGAGACAGTTTATAttcatttttaattgtttattaataatttattataaattcaATGAATGCAATCTAGTATCATAAGTTAATTTATTTGACATGAACCATGTAAGCTTTTTTCATGgtaatcttttttttaaaaatgattaaaatatggcaaaaaaaaattgtgagaaaatagtttatattcatttctaattgattgttaaataatttattaataactcTTTAGAaattcaatgaatgcaatagtatttccAGTTACAAATATGCAATATGTCAAAAATAGGtagattttaattattaaataaaagttACACAATGTTAAAATGCATTTAAGTTTTTACCTTAATCCTTGAACCTTGTATAGGTACAAGTGTTAGTTTGTTTAATTAGTTTTACTATTCAGCTTTAAAATCTTTTATCATTGCCCTTAATttattcacatggatcataatataTAAATGCCATCATGTGACAAGTGCCTCTCACATGTTTTACTAACCTTGTCTAAATTCATTATATCTAGACACTTCCTCAAAGTCAAACAAACTTTTCATCTAATCTGTTCATTCCAAACtaaacctcttaatcctagccATCCACATAAGGATGTTGTCATAATGCAACTCCTAACCCTAAAAAAAATTCATCATGTGACACTTGTCTCATAACTCCAACTTTGATCTTAACCATTATCTTCATTCAGTCTTAACCATACATCATCAATGTAGCCTAGCGCTTGATTTTGCCTCTTGAAAATTCTATAAAGCAGAGGCCTCATACCTCATTTACATATCttcttttattataatattatgctGTCCAATTTTGCCTCTTGAAAATTCTATAAAGCAGAGGCCTCATACCTCATTTACATATCttcttttattataatattatgctgtccaattttctatctaaatcttcttccatagatttatgcTGAAGAAATTTGTATCCAATCTTCAATTATCTTGTTGGGTTCAATCCACAGAGAAATAAAGATTTTAGGTGAAGGTATCGTGTTTTATTATTGATTTTATCCTAATTTTATGAAATGTGGTAAAGAAAAGATGTTACTGTGTAGTCCATGACAAAGAAATTATTCACCATCATATATATTGCTTGTGTTGTTTCAGTGATTCCAAACAAAAAAATCCAATCAGGCATGGGAAGGAGAAAAAGGGTTTTAGATGAAGGTATTGTGTGTATTGCAATTATTCTCCACTTTTTTTACCTTTAATCTTTTATTCTCTTTCATATTGATTTTTTCTAAAAGACCATGCCAAGAAATTATTCACCAGCATATTTATTGTAATTTACCATTACAAGCTTTACATATTAACCATCTTACAAGTGGGAAAGATGTGCTCATATAACAACTGTTTTTCTTTATGTGTTATGCAATTCTCATTTGGAATCTTCATCTCATTTATTTTTGCACTGTCAATTTTCGTCCAGCTATTGGTATTGGCTCTTTGATAAATTGGATTGGTCTTCTACTTTATGTTCAGATCTTCTTTCCTATCATGTTTGCTTCTCCTTCAATCATAATAGGAAGTTATTTATGAACCCTATTGGTGTTTGTGCTATTGCAGTGATTCCGAACACAAACATCCAATCAGACATGGCTTCAAAGTTCATTACGAACACAAACATCCAATCAGACATGGCTTCAAAGTTCATTATAGATCAAGAACTCAATCTAAAGAGAAAAAAGATTTTAGATGAAAGTATTATGTATTGCAATTATCTTCCATTTTATtcactttaaattttttattatatttcatcAATCTTTTATTACCTTCCATCAGGATTGTTAAGGCCATCAGAAGAAACTATTCACTGAACTGTCTAATTGCTGTGCTGTTGCAGTGATTCCAAGCAGAAAAAACAAATCAGGCATGGATTCAACAGCTAATGAGCAAATTGACCTGCGGCCTCAATTTGGGGCCACAAACTCTGCTGATGTAAGATTACGAATATTTGGCCCAAACAGAGAAGAGTATGATGGAAATCCTCTTCGCCTTCATTCTCAAACTCTTCAAACTTCGGAACTTTTTAAGGCTTTGTTATCAGAGCGCTAGTCTTCTCTCCGTTTTTCCAATGTGGATGAATGCCTGGCAATTCTATCTGTTGCTTCGGAATTGTTAGTGGATAAACAGAACAATAACTATTTAGAATTTGTCAGAGAGAATATCAAAGCAATGCTATATTTTCTTTCCAGTTGTGACTGTGCCGACGATAAACAACCAATTATTCGAGAAGCGGTGGGCAAATTTATAGTAGAAAATTTGCAAGAAGATGAATCTTCAGGCATCGCAGAAATGTGCAGGCATATCATTTTAGAGGAATTTAAAGCTAACATTGCAATTGCCGTGACATCAAATACTGAAACAAATCCGGCAGATGAGGAGCATTCTTATTTTGCCCTGCTGTGGCCCTTTACTCTAATTGAGCGCTGCGACGGGACGACAATGGAAGGCACAGTGAAGATATTATGTGAAGAAATGAAACTTGCCCATAATAATGCAACCGCAAAAGCATTATACTGCAAGCAGGTACAGAAAAATCATGCTGCCAATTCTGCTGGGATGTCTGGACGCTCTTGCAAACGGGAAGATAATTGTTGAACGAAAACTTCGTGTTGGTTTCCTTACAATATGGTTACCAGTAATGGCACGATTGCTTTGTCCAAATCTGTATTTCAACCACATCAGTGATGATCATGTTTTGAAGACCCGGCTTTGAAGAGGAGTGAGCAATGTGGTGGAAACCCTCCCTTTCGCTGATTGGAGAGGCATTTACAATATTTGGATAGATTGCTGCGCCAAATATTATATTGACTTAAGGATACCGTTTGCTTCTGGGTGCAAGGTACTGCAGGAACATAAGTGAAAGGATTTTTGTTTTATAAAACATTTGAATAATATATTATCATATCAGAAATGCAATTATTTTTGTCAATCAAGAACATTTTATAATTGAAGTTTTGTGCGGACTGTAAATTGTGAAGGTTCTTGTGGTATTCTTGTTTGCATCTATAAGTATTAAACAATAAAATGGTAATTGTATGctgatatttttcatatatattatttaaaaaagaaCTTATATTATGCTGGAAAGAAACAGGGGAGCAAAAAacagaacaaaaaaaaaaacaggGCAGATAAAAGAAAACAGATTTTAAATCAACAATCCATTCTTTTCATTCTATCACAGAACTGATTACAAAATGCCTCATATTATTGAGGTCTGCTCATTTTGTAGACTCAGAAAAATTCAAATATCATGACTCCCCTATTCTTCTGCTGCTATACAAAATGTTCTTTTGCTGCTATACAAAACCCCTGTTCTTCTCTTTCATTGACTGGTTCTGCAGCTCTTTTTCTGGGCACACACTTTTTACATATATATTTCAAAACTACATATATTGTCTTTCTAATCATATGTCacacaataaacaaaaaaaaacatattaaaattgaagTTTCTAGATCACCGTGGAAAGATCTAAGAGGAAGATTTTGCCATCAAAAACAAGTTGgcatttgtcctttgtttgatcagAAGACTGCAGATGACAAGACAAAATACCACGAGAGGAAGAAAGGAAATACGGCAGCATTAGTTTTGGTAGTTGGTGATTAACTCCAACACTCCTCCTTAATCACAACTGCCATCTACAATACCCAAGTTGTTTCGTTGATGCACAAAACTTTCTTTTCCCAAtgatttggtgaagatatcagcaagtTGGTCTTCTGACTTACAATGTTCCAAAattatttctccattgttgatcagctccctgatgaagtgataccttgtGTCTATATGCGTGCTCCTTTTGTGAAATATTGGATTTTTTGACAATGCTATAGCTGAGTTGTTGTCACAATATATCTTGGCTGCACTTTCTTGTTCATACCTCAATTCTTTCAACATTCTTCTCATCCAAACGGCTTGACACGCTGCCCCTATAgctgctacatactctgcttcagctgatgaaagagttacaattggttgtttctttgaagcccatgatactacgtctgatccaaaatgaaaagcaagaccagaagtgctcttcctatcatctatgctGCCAGCACAATCACTATCTGTGTATCCTATCAGCTTGAAATCATTTGACCTTGAGTAAAATATTCCATAATTCTTTGTTCCACTGAcatatttcaaaattctttttccAACATTCCAATGTGTAACTTTTGGAGACTCCATGAACCTTGAAATGAGACTAACTCCAAACATTATATCCGGCCTTGTGGTTGTTAGATATTCCTTGATAGGCTATTATTTGCAACTTAgctatttttaccttttccattccTTGATAGACTGTTTGAAGAGTGTCCCATGCTTGCTTGGACTTTGTTGCTGCTTGAATCCTTGGAAAAATGCTTTCATTCACTCCTTGAAAGATGAGGAAGAGGGCTTTTgagtctttctttttattttccttcaatAAGTTTTTCTCTGCTTGAGTTAATGCATTATATGCTGTTGCATCTATTGGTTCTTGGTAGCCATTTTCAACAAACTCCCATAAATCTTGTGCACAAAATAATGCCTTCATTGTGATTGCCCAGTAATCATAATTTTTCCCATTAAACTGTGGGATCTGTGGATTTGTCAAACTTGTGCTTGGAGCTGCCATTATAGACTGTGAAAAAACCTTTctatctctttgaaaaactttcTCAGTCACTTCACCCAGTAACTTTTAACcttcagctctgataccactgctgGAAAGAAACAGGTGAGcaaaaaacagaagaaaaaaaaaaacaggGCAGATAAAAGAAAACAGATTTTAAATCAACAATCCAATCTTTTCATTCTATCACAGAACTGATTACAAAATGCCTCATATTATTGAGGTCTGCTCATTTTGTAGACTCAGAAAAATTCAAATATCATGACTTCCCTGTTCTTCTGCTGCTATACAAAATGTTCTTTTGCTTCTATACAAAACCCCTGTTCTTCTCTTTCATTGACTGGTTCTGCAGCTCTTTTTCTGGGCACACACTTTTTACATATATATTTCAAAACTACATATATTGTCTTTCTAATCATATGTCacacaataaacaaaaaaaaacatattaaaattgaagTTTCTAGATCACCATGGAAAGATCTAAGAGGAAGATTTTGCCATCAAAAACAAGTTGGCATTTATCCTTTGTTTGATCAGAAGACTGCAGATGACAAGACAAAATACCACGAGAGGAAGAAAGGAAATACGGAAGCATTAGTTTTGGTAGTTGGTGATTAACTCCAACATATTAGAACTTGTTTTCAAATAGTTTTATGATATAAATTTAGGAATCTTTATTATTTTCAGAAAGTTGTTTACCATATTAGTCCAAATAATCCATAAGTTGTTTATTTCATGAGAAAGATACATAGCTGTTTATAGTATTATaac
It includes:
- the LOC131073327 gene encoding uncharacterized protein LOC131073327 isoform X2, which codes for MGRRKRVLDEVIPSRKNKSGMDSTANEQIDLRPQFGATNSADVRLRIFGPNREEYDGNPLRLHSQTLQTSELFKALLSER
- the LOC131073327 gene encoding uncharacterized protein LOC131073327 isoform X1; amino-acid sequence: MASKFIIDQELNLKRKKILDEMIPSRKNKSGMDSTANEQIDLRPQFGATNSADVRLRIFGPNREEYDGNPLRLHSQTLQTSELFKALLSER